In Palaemon carinicauda isolate YSFRI2023 chromosome 21, ASM3689809v2, whole genome shotgun sequence, the following proteins share a genomic window:
- the LOC137614895 gene encoding uncharacterized protein encodes MPYRVNIAPRIFTKLVKAIVQQLRNRSLQVMVYLDDWPVWAAMKSECLQTAQEVMKFLQSLGFQNNLGKSSLSPAQEFQWLGLHWNLKSHTLSLPQGKRKEITNSVRCLLRSKVVTRWQQERVLGSLQFDAVTDPSTTS; translated from the coding sequence ATGCCCTATAGGgtcaatatagctccaaggattttcacaaagttagtcaaggccatcgtccaacaattacggaacagatccctccaggtgatggtatacctggacgactggccagTCTGGGCTGCAATGAAGTCAGAGTGTCTTCAaacagctcaagaagtcatgaaattcctacagtctctgggaTTCCAGAACAACCTCGGAAAGTCCAGCCtgtctccagctcaagaattccagtggctagggcttcactggaatctaaagtcacacaccctctctctgcCGCAAGGAAAGAGAAAGGAGATCACAAACtctgtcaggtgcctacttcgttcAAAAGTAGTCACCAGGtggcaacaggaaagagtcttgggttcactgcagttcgATGCCGTGACAGACCCATCCACAACTTCCTAA